The DNA sequence AAAATAATGTATATAAAAATGTGTAATCTGTCAAGGTCGCTTCCCGCGTGCTCAATGTATCTCCGGCCACATTATCTGACCTGTAGCTACGAACCAAAATCGTTCGGTCTCCATTTTGCGGAACATTTGCGGAGCAGGTCGACCGTAACGGACGGAATTGGACCGAACTTCCCCTTAGTCCTTCGATGACTAACGGTTTGCATTGATTGATTTCCCGCAGTAAAGACGAGGTGTTATGAGGGGGCATGTTGAATCCCCCCTCTCCGCCATTCTTTGTTTTTCTTCCAAGACGCGACCTTAGTAACGTTTAGTAACCGCTCGACTGTAACGGGGTGATATCGCGTGAAATCCAGTGATACTTGGAACCGGCTATCGGTTTGTTATTGTTGAATTCCCATTTGTTTCCAAACAGATGCAAAGGCCCTAAAATATCCCCTGCGCCGCCACTCTTTTCACTTTAACTTCATGAAATCATTCAGGGCGGTTCGGACGAAAAGACGTTTGTGGAACTTTGTGGAACACCTCTTAAAAAGCGGACGCCACTACTGCAGTGTCACGCTTACTTCTTGTCCTACCGGTTTTACTTTCCCGACCAAGAAATCAGCGATTGCTGATTCCTGCGTTTCTTCGTTCGCCCGAGCGTAATGATCGGTGATCGCGGCCGTTCGGTGGCTGAGTGCCGCCTGCGTGGCCCGTTTGTTCTTCGTTTGATCCGCATGAAGCTTTGCGAACGTGTGACGAAGAAAGTGCGTGGATCGCTGCGGAAATCCTTCGGCCTTTAACGCCTTGTTGTAGGCGTTCTGCACTGCCGGGTAATGAAGCGGCTCACCTTCCGAATGAAAGACGAAGGAACCTTTAGCTCCTGTTGCCTTCCGTTCGCGCAGGAGATCCACGAGCCTAGCAGGAAGAAGGACGATTCGATCTTCACCGTTTTTCGTGCCTTCCTTCAGCCTCGGTTCCTTCGTCCGGTAGTTCCACCAAATGGTCCGGCGGATTTCCGCGCGACCTCTTTCGAGATCCACGCAGTCCCATTGAAGGCCGCACGCTTCTCCGATCCTCGCTCCGGTCATCCCCTGATACGACGCCAGGTAAAAGTAAACCGGCTTATGATGCGTTTTAAGACGCAGCCAGAACCGCTCGAGCTTTTCCCACGTCAGCGCTTTCTCAGCCCGAACAACCTTTCGGATAAAAACGGCATCCTGAAGATGCCGCCTGAGGTAAGGATTTTGGTACCGAGGATTCTTGTACTCCTTGAACCAGTTGAGAATCGTCCTCAACGTCTTTACCTCTCGCCGAAACGATGTCCGGCTCGGTGGTTTGGGGTACAATGGCTCTTTCGCCCGGTTAAGCCAGGCGTCGATATCTTCGGACGTAAGCTCCTCAACGGGAATCTCGGAAAAGAACTCCAAATGCACGAGATCTTTGCCGTACATATCCCACGTATGCTCGTTCAGACGGGTGGACGTTTTTGTCCACTCCGCCAGTCGCTTACCAATTGTCCGAAGGTGTAGACCGCTACTCTTGGCCGTCCGATCTCGACCGAGCCGGCGTCTCTCCAGGCCTTGGCCTCTTCGATCGAATCGAAGCAGCCGGAGACCTGGACCCATTTTCCCAGCGCTTTCACGCGGCGTTTGGCTCGAAACGGCTGCTGGCGAAGACCCGGAAATGACCGGGGATCGACGTATCTTTGTCTCTCCTCGTTCCATATCCAGATCCGGTAAATTCCTGGGTACCCGCGCACCGAAACCTCGACGCGCTTTCCCCGATATGTGTGGTTGTCGATCATGTTTCACTCTCTCTTTCCAACAACCACCGACCGATTTCTCGTAAAGCGAAGCGGACCATCCGGGGGCCAGGGCGCACGGTTGGAACCCTTCGTTTGAACACCCAATCCCGGACGGTCTTTTCACTTACCGCGAGAATCGTCGCCAATTCACGCACCGTTACGAGTCGACCTATTCCATTGTCAAAGAACGACGAATGCGATGTCTCATATCGCAAGTCGGTTCGGCGTTCAATGAATGGCATGACATCCCTTCCCGGAAGATGTATTGTTTCAAGATTATGAGTAACATTGACAGTCGCCTCGCCGCGAAATGATGTCAATGGAAACTGTACACAAAAACGTTTACAGTTCGGCAAAAATGAACCAGGGTGATCCGCCGTGAAGTCAAAGGAAGCAGGCCGCGACGAGGATCTCGGATTCGAAACCGTTCCAATCAACATCCGTTTGGAACCAAGCCTTCGGGATTTCATGGATAAGGTGAGTTCCCAAATCTGGGGACGGGTCGGAAGTTATCTGCGCCGCCTGGCGGTCTACGACGTCATGCACATCCCGCCGGAAGAAAAACTCCCCACCGAATGGATCAAAGACGAGACCCGGACGGTGAATCTCAATATTGTCGTCCAGCCATCGCTTAACGAGGCGATCCGCGAGCGTGCAACGAAGCGCGGAATCACCATTACGGATTACATCCGGTCGCTCGCCATTCACGACTACGATCGGCGAAAACAGGGGAAGAAGCCTCGACTGGCTCCCGACAAGCTTTTCCCGATCGTGAAGGGACTTACGGCCTACCGGGGCCAAAAGGTGGTCGATATGGTCCAAGAGGCCGCGGAGGAGGAGGGGTTAAGTGTCTCCGGATTTCAGAAGAAACTCGTTTTCGAAGCTCTCCAAAAGCGCTACGGCGACAAGTTCATTGAGGCCATGGCGGCGGAGAATCAGGAGCAGTGGGACAAAAACGAGGGAATCTTGAAACGAATGTTGCGGCTTGGGAGAAAAAGGCATCGCTAGAGGGGTCAACATGTTTTTGTTCAATATTTGAACATCAGTATCTATGCGTTATAAGTTAACATATTGAAA is a window from the Bdellovibrionota bacterium genome containing:
- a CDS encoding site-specific integrase, with the translated sequence MYGKDLVHLEFFSEIPVEELTSEDIDAWLNRAKEPLYPKPPSRTSFRREVKTLRTILNWFKEYKNPRYQNPYLRRHLQDAVFIRKVVRAEKALTWEKLERFWLRLKTHHKPVYFYLASYQGMTGARIGEACGLQWDCVDLERGRAEIRRTIWWNYRTKEPRLKEGTKNGEDRIVLLPARLVDLLRERKATGAKGSFVFHSEGEPLHYPAVQNAYNKALKAEGFPQRSTHFLRHTFAKLHADQTKNKRATQAALSHRTAAITDHYARANEETQESAIADFLVGKVKPVGQEVSVTLQ